GGAAAAAACAATCAACATGAATATCACTTTTTTCTTCTATTGCATTAGCAATTCTTAAAATAATATCGTTTTCTTTTATGCCAGGTATAGGTATATTTCTTGAAATATATAAAACATTCATTATTGACCTTTTACAAATTTTTAATTTTAAAAATCAAAAACATTTTTAATTATCATTTCCTTTTCATGTAAAAATAAATATGTATCAAATTTTCGTCTTTTTTTGCAGATATTTTAGAATCTACTATTCCAAATTCTGGATAACTTAATTTAAATTTATACTCTTTTTTTATTTTTCCATTTTCATCTAAATATTTATCAGCTAATAATTTATAGCATAATTTTGTTGTTGAATAATTGTTGTCAAGAGTTTTCATCATCTAACACCTCACTAATTCGATTTTTAACTTTTTCCACTGAAATATTGTTAATATTTAATTTACTCCCATATCCATAGCTATTACTTAATTTTTTATAATTATCCAAATCTTTCTCAATTTCAGGATGATATATAGGATAATAATACGGCCAAATTTCTTTTGGATAGGGAGTAAATCTACCAAAATGATTTCCGTTAGAGATGACAAATATATTTGTCATCTCTAACGCAACCGCAAAATGAGGTGCACTTGTTTCATTTGCTATCATTAGATTTCCGTTATAGATTATATAAAGAAAATCAATTAATGAAGTTTTTCCTACCATATCTATATAATCATAATTCGCTAAATTTTTAAATTTTTTAGCTTCTTCAATATCTGTCGGACCCCCACATACTACTATCTCATAATTATATTTATCTTTTAGATATTTACCAATTTCTACAAAATTTTCAATACTCCATTTTCTAAAATCAGCACTTGCACCTATAAATAAAATAGCATAATTATTTGGTAATTTAAAACTTAATATTTTTTCTTTTAACTTAATAATAGGCCTTTTAATATCTATTTTTTTATTTAATAAATTTTCAAAAAACTCTTTGTTTCTATAAAACTCAAACATTATTTCGTTTTTTGCAGGTAGAAGTTTTGTATAATATTTATCGCTTATATTTTTTTGCCATTTTCTTATATTGCTTAAATCTCCATTACTTCCTATTTTTTCTTTTGCGTTTACTACTTTCACAATATTATCGTCAAAAAGAAAAGTCCTGCTATATATTGGATTTATAACTATTTCATAATCTTGTTTTGTTATTTCTTTTAACTTTTTATATCTGTAAACTATATTTTTCCCGAATTTCACTCTGTCTATCCCTATAAATTTATCTATAAATTCGCTGTCAAATTCTTCTGCTATTGCTTTCCAAGCCACATTTCCAACTAATGTAATTTTATAATTTTTATATTCATTTTTTAAAACTTCTATAAAATTTCTAAATAACACATAATCTCCTATGGCATCAAGACGGATAAGTAAGATTGTTTTTTCTTTAACCTTTGAATTTTTTCTTATTAACTTATCGATAATATTAAATAAAATATATTTTATAAAAATTTTTATTTTCGTTATCAATGTTTAACTGCCCTTTTTAGCTTTCTATAGATTTTTTTCAAAAACCATATTAATAGTTTTTTACTATTTGAATTATTATATATATGCTTATTACCTTTAAAATAAAATTTAAGCACTTCAATTTCATAATCAAATCCATATAAATAAGCCAATACAACGGCTCTATGCTGTCCGTCTCTTATTAAATTTTGTCCATTAAAAAGTACTATATATTTCTCATCATAAGGATATCCATTTTTTTCAATTGATTCTTTAAGCTTTAAAAGCCTTTCTTCGTTATTAACACCAAAATAATTAAATTGAGGATAATTTATCCATTCATATTTATCACCTTTTAAATACTTATACGCAGGTGTTTCATTAAGAGGCACAATTTTTTGCAAAGTTAAATCTTTAAATTTATAATGAACTATTGCTTTTAAATATTTGAGTTTTATCTTCTCTTTTTTAATTTCTATTAAATCTGGTAAATAATTAGCACACTGTTTTAAAAAATGCTCATCAAATTTATTAATATCATAACTTTTTAAAATATCTAATTCTTTCAAAGATTTTCTTACCATTTCTGAAAATTCTAAAAACTCATTAATTGTAAAATCAACTCTCATATTATCAATATGCAAATGAATAGATTCACCAATATTATCTTCAATAGTAAATCTCTTAAAAGGACCTTTTTTACTACTTACATCATCTAATACTATCACTGCCGGATTACTCATTAATATTCCTTAAATTGAATATAGTTTTTAATAATATTTTTATAATCTTTTTTTTCTATCATATCTAAAAGATACGGTGTAAATTTAAAAAATACTAATTTCATTTTTCTTTCTATATTTTTTAAATTAATTTTTTCTTTCAATTCTTCTATTCGATTAATATATCCCTCTTGAAATTCTCTTTTATCAAATATACTTCTTACAATTAAAGTAAGAAATTCATCATTATATCCCAATGTCCAATAACCAAACTCTTCGTTAACTTTTTCAAATCTTTTATTTTCCCACGCTGACTTTTGAATTTCTTGATCAAGCGGTATCCATTCTCCTTTGTTTAAACTTCTACACACTAATTGAAAATTTAAATCAAATAAAATATTATTATTATTATTGTATTTAAATTCAAATTTATCTATACCATACAAAAATATATCATTTCTAAATGGATGTGGAATACTGTCATATCCATTTTCTTTAAAAAAATTTACAAACTTTTTTTCATCTTTTTTATGAATTAAAATATCAATATCTTTACCTATTTTTAATTTATTAGGCAATTCATTATTAATATTTCTAATTAAAATATATTTAAGATTAGAATCGTTTAATTTTTTAAAAATTCTTATAATTTCTTTACTATCTATATACATCAATCAATACCTTTTAAATTTTTTAAATTTTTCTCAGCCGTTAAAACAGATAATGCATATTTTAAATAATCTTTTTTATATATCTCAAACCTGAATTTCTCCGATTGTATATGAATCTGTTCATCAAGCCCCGCTCTTGGAGGATGATTAAGTTCTATTTCAAATTCTTTTGCTAAAATTTTACCTTTTGATAAGGTTTTTATTTTTTCACCCATTTGTTTCTCCTAAAATATTTAATAAATTTTCTTTCATTTTTTTTTCAAAATGCTTTATTCTATGATTTTGATTAATAAATTCAATATTTTTCTTTGAAAGTTCTTGTAAGTTTGCATTAGGTAATTTAGAAACTTTTATAACTTTTCTTTTTATTTCTTCTATATCATCAGTTACAAAAAATCCTTTATTTTGAATATCTACACCTACCATCTCCGTAACTATTGGTATTAAACCTATACTCATAGTAGTTAAAACTGCGCCACTTTGTCCCTCTGAACAACTTGAAAATATAGAAAATGCACATTTTTCTACTATCTGCTTAAACTTATATGAATCAATATCCATAAATCCCATGTAATGTATATTTGGCAAATTCAATTCTTTTTCATATACTCTAAAAAAATCATCCTCTCTTGGACCACATATAAAGAGATTATAATCAGGTAAATCTTTAAATACTTCTATACACAAATCAAGACCTTTATGAACCAAGCCACTACTACCAAACCACAAAAAGTTTTTTTTAGCTTTTGAATAATCCTTATTAAAATCAACTTTCCACTTAACCTCATATACACTAACAGGAACTTTATATTTTGGAATCTCTTGACTGTATATAAATGTGCTTTTTGTCCAATCATTTCCTGTCATAATAATTGCATCACTAAATTTTAATGCATAGTAAGTAGGATTTTTTATAAATCTTTTTGGATTTAACAATACTCCTTTTCTCTCATATAATTTTTTTAGTCTATTTAATTCAGCATTATTAGCAAAACAAAAATAAGCACCTGTTGCATAAAAAATATACTTTTTATTTTTTAGCTTATTTTTTATTATTTTCTCATATAACGGTCCAATACCAAAAAAAACATCATAATCATCTAAATTAATTTTTTGCTCTACATTTAAATAATTAAAAATATCTACCTGATAACCAAACGCATTAAAAATTTCAGCAATTTTTAATGCTTCTAATTTATTAGAATGAGATTTATCTACATTCCCTTTAAAAGGGGAAGTAATATATGAAATAAATACTTTTTTATTAAAACTTGTATTAAAATAGTTAATAACTGGTCTGTCGAAATATTTTAACTTTATTTTTCTCAATTTATCTTTTATAACTAACTCCTTTTAATAAAAGTGCTTCCCAAAATAGTTTAATAACCCTTTTATCCAAAAAAACATAAAAAACAATATATCCTATTATTAACGATATCAATAACGCATAAGCTGCTCCAATTACCCCAAACAATTTAATAAGAATAAAATTTAATATAATATTTAATATAGAAACTGTTATACTAAAATAAAAAATTATTTTTGTATTATGTTCTATTAATTGCCATCTATTCCAAACAGTATTAAAAAATATAAATAAATTAGCCCAAATTAAAATTATTGCTATACTACTTGCTGCCAAATACTTATGGCCAAATGAAATTTCAAATATTAATTTAGAAAATAAACTATATATTATAATTAAAAATAAAGCAAAATATATTAAAATTGAAGCTATTATTCTAAGTCTTTTATAAAATTCGTTATTCCCTATTTTATGACCTTCTACTAAATATGGCATTAAAGAAGCCATAATAATACCCGGAATAAATTGCCAAATATTAGTAAGCCTAATTGCTGCACTATATATACCAGTTTCATAACTATTTAATAAATTTTGTATCATAATCTTATCAATATTATTATAAATTACAAATGACATTCCACTTAACATTAATGGCCAACTTTGAGTAAAAAGTTCTTTTATCCATTTAATTCTAATATATCTACACGAAAAAGAAATTTGTTTTTTAAATTTATAAAACATATAAATATACCCAAGTGCTAAAATAAAATTATCAAATACTATTAAAATAACAAAATATAATAGAGGAGCTTTTATTAAAATAAAAAAAATCTTTAAAAAAGATGATATCAACAATGAAACGAAATTTACTATTACAACATATTTACTCATTACTTTCGCTTGAAAATACATATCTATTACATTAAACACCTGAAAAACCCATGAAAAAGATAAAATCATTATTAAAAAATTTAAGTAATTTTTATTTAATTGATAATATAAAAATATTACAATTATTAAAATTACTGCAATTAAAGTTTTCATAAATAAAGCATTTAATAATATTTCATTTTCTCTTTCAGGAAAATTAACTAATTCCTTTACCACAACACTATTTAATCCTAGCATTGCAACAGCACTAAAAAGACCAATAAAAGCCTGTGCATAATTTAACCTTCCAAATTGTTCAGGTCCCAAATACCTCGCTACCCAAATACCTACAAAAAGTCCTACAACCATTCTTAACATTTTCTCTGCAAAAAGCCATGAAGTATTGGCAAAATATTTTTTAAAGCCTTGATGTTGAAACAACTCTTTAATTTTATTAATCACTTACGAATTCCTATACCACTCATAAATTTTCTTAATCCCTTCTTCAAGTTCTACTTTATGTTTCCATCCTAATGAATGAAGTTTACTGACATCAATAACTTTTTTCATAGTTCCGTCAGGTTTTGAAGTGTTAAAATAAAATTCTCCTTTGTATCCAATCACGTCTTTTATTAAATATGCGAGATCTTTTATGCTTATGTCTTTTCCTGTTCCAATGTTTAAGAAATGAGAATTGTGTGCTGAGGACTGAGGATTGAGGGTTGAGGGTTGAGTTTTTTTTACTTGTTCATTAACATTTATTATATCATCAATATCTATTTTCTCCATCAAATATACACAGGCATCTGCCATATCATCGGAATACAAAAACTCTCTCATAGGTTTGCCGCTTCCCCATATTTCAATGGATACAGAATTGAGGTCTGAGGTTTTAGATTTTAGAATCTTAATGCCATAATAATCCAACACTTTTAATATATCTTCCTTTGATGTATCACCATCTACTTTGCTAAAACCTAAATCCTCATCTCTAAATCCTCCTATCGGATTTTTATTTAAATCTTTTCTAATTTCGTCCCAGTTATCTTCTTCCAAACATTTACCTAAATGAATTTTTCTGATAAGTGCCGGTAAAACGTGAGATTTCTCAAGATCAAAATTATCATTTTCTCCGTAAAGGTTTGTAGGCATTACTGAAATAAAGTTTGTACCATATTGAATATTAAAACTTTCGCACATTTTAATACCGGCTATTTTTGCTATCGCATACGGTTCGTTTGTATATTCAAGCTCTCCTGTAAGCAAATATTCCTCTTTTATAGGCTGAGGACAGTTTTTTGGATATATACAGGTACTTCCAAGAAACATAAGTTTTTTTATATTGTATTTGTAAGCATTATAAATTACATTATTTTGAATTTGGAGATTTTCATATATGAAATCAGCTCTGTAAGTATTGTTTGCAACTATTCCCCCTACTTTTGCGGCAGCCAAAAAAACATATTCCGGTTTAATTTTTTCAAAAAATTCTTTCACTTCGTTTTCATTTAACAAATTAAGTTTTATCTGTTTTACAGATTCGGGCAAATCAGCTTTTCTATTATGAATAGTGGCAATAATGTTTTTATACCCTTTTTCTATAAGTTTCCGTACAATAGCACTTCCTACCAATCCGCTGCCGCCAAATACAACTATTGTAGAATTTT
This genomic interval from Nautilia profundicola AmH contains the following:
- a CDS encoding glycosyltransferase family 9 protein, with the translated sequence MITKIKIFIKYILFNIIDKLIRKNSKVKEKTILLIRLDAIGDYVLFRNFIEVLKNEYKNYKITLVGNVAWKAIAEEFDSEFIDKFIGIDRVKFGKNIVYRYKKLKEITKQDYEIVINPIYSRTFLFDDNIVKVVNAKEKIGSNGDLSNIRKWQKNISDKYYTKLLPAKNEIMFEFYRNKEFFENLLNKKIDIKRPIIKLKEKILSFKLPNNYAILFIGASADFRKWSIENFVEIGKYLKDKYNYEIVVCGGPTDIEEAKKFKNLANYDYIDMVGKTSLIDFLYIIYNGNLMIANETSAPHFAVALEMTNIFVISNGNHFGRFTPYPKEIWPYYYPIYHPEIEKDLDNYKKLSNSYGYGSKLNINNISVEKVKNRISEVLDDENS
- a CDS encoding glycosyltransferase family 4 protein, with product MRKIKLKYFDRPVINYFNTSFNKKVFISYITSPFKGNVDKSHSNKLEALKIAEIFNAFGYQVDIFNYLNVEQKINLDDYDVFFGIGPLYEKIIKNKLKNKKYIFYATGAYFCFANNAELNRLKKLYERKGVLLNPKRFIKNPTYYALKFSDAIIMTGNDWTKSTFIYSQEIPKYKVPVSVYEVKWKVDFNKDYSKAKKNFLWFGSSGLVHKGLDLCIEVFKDLPDYNLFICGPREDDFFRVYEKELNLPNIHYMGFMDIDSYKFKQIVEKCAFSIFSSCSEGQSGAVLTTMSIGLIPIVTEMVGVDIQNKGFFVTDDIEEIKRKVIKVSKLPNANLQELSKKNIEFINQNHRIKHFEKKMKENLLNILGETNG
- a CDS encoding flippase translates to MINKIKELFQHQGFKKYFANTSWLFAEKMLRMVVGLFVGIWVARYLGPEQFGRLNYAQAFIGLFSAVAMLGLNSVVVKELVNFPERENEILLNALFMKTLIAVILIIVIFLYYQLNKNYLNFLIMILSFSWVFQVFNVIDMYFQAKVMSKYVVIVNFVSLLISSFLKIFFILIKAPLLYFVILIVFDNFILALGYIYMFYKFKKQISFSCRYIRIKWIKELFTQSWPLMLSGMSFVIYNNIDKIMIQNLLNSYETGIYSAAIRLTNIWQFIPGIIMASLMPYLVEGHKIGNNEFYKRLRIIASILIYFALFLIIIYSLFSKLIFEISFGHKYLAASSIAIILIWANLFIFFNTVWNRWQLIEHNTKIIFYFSITVSILNIILNFILIKLFGVIGAAYALLISLIIGYIVFYVFLDKRVIKLFWEALLLKGVSYKR
- a CDS encoding GDP-L-fucose synthase family protein; its protein translation is MNKNSTIVVFGGSGLVGSAIVRKLIEKGYKNIIATIHNRKADLPESVKQIKLNLLNENEVKEFFEKIKPEYVFLAAAKVGGIVANNTYRADFIYENLQIQNNVIYNAYKYNIKKLMFLGSTCIYPKNCPQPIKEEYLLTGELEYTNEPYAIAKIAGIKMCESFNIQYGTNFISVMPTNLYGENDNFDLEKSHVLPALIRKIHLGKCLEEDNWDEIRKDLNKNPIGGFRDEDLGFSKVDGDTSKEDILKVLDYYGIKILKSKTSDLNSVSIEIWGSGKPMREFLYSDDMADACVYLMEKIDIDDIINVNEQVKKTQPSTLNPQSSAHNSHFLNIGTGKDISIKDLAYLIKDVIGYKGEFYFNTSKPDGTMKKVIDVSKLHSLGWKHKVELEEGIKKIYEWYRNS